In Bombina bombina isolate aBomBom1 chromosome 6, aBomBom1.pri, whole genome shotgun sequence, a single genomic region encodes these proteins:
- the CALR gene encoding calreticulin: MAHAALLILPLLAALVLADPAVYFKEEFNDGDGWTQRWVESKHKSDYGKFLLSSGKFYGDVEKDKGLQTSQDARFYAQSARFESFSNEGKTLVIQFSVKHEQNIDCGGGYVKLFPSGLDQSEMHGESEYNIMFGPDICGPPTKKVHVIFQYKGKNLQINKDIRCKDDVYTHLYTLIVRSDNTYEVKIDNSKVESGSLEEDWDFLPPKKIKDPEATKPDDWDDRPKIDDVNDKKPEDWDKPEHIPDPDAVKPEDWDEEMDGEWEPPVIQNPEYKGEWKPSQIDNPNYKGKWVHPEIDNPEYTEDSTLYQYDSFGVLGLDLWQVKSGTIFDNFLITDDEKFAEEYGNETWGVTKEAEKKMKEQQDEEERKKQEEEDKKRKEDEPQEEGEEEEDDDEKEEEEKEEEDDDDEEESPLKDEL, from the exons ATGGCCCACGCTGCTCTCCTCATTCTGCCGTTATTGGCTGCTCTAGTCCTAGCCGACCCTGCTGTGTACTTCAAAGAAGAATTTAATGATGGAG ATGGCTGGACACAACGCTGGGTGGAATCAAAACACAAATCAGACTATGGCAAATTCCTGTTGAGTTCTGGGAAATTCTATGGGGACGTAGAAAAGGACAAAG GTTTGCAGACCAGCCAAGATGCTCGCTTTTATGCTCAGTCAGCACGCTTCGAGTCCTTTTCTAACGAAGGAAAAACACTGGTGATTCAGTTTTCTGTGAAACATGAGCAGAACATTGATTGTGGTGGCGGATATGTCAAACTCTTCCCCTCTGGCCTTGACCAGTCTGAAATGCATGGAGAGTCTGAATACAATATCATGTTCG GCCCAGATATTTGTGGACCACCCACCAAGAAGGTGCATGTAATCTTCCAATACAAGGGAAAGAACCTTCAGATCAACAAAGACATTCGCTGCAAG GATGATGTTTATACCCACTTGTACACTTTAATTGTACGCTCGGACAACACCTATGAGGTAAAAATTGACAACAGTAAGGTTGAGTCTGGCAGCCTTGAAGAGGACTGGGACTTCCTGCCTCCCAAGAAGATAAAGGACCCTGAGGCCACAAAGCCAGATGACTGGGATGACCGGCCAAAGATTGATGACGTGAATGACAAAAAGCCTGAG GATTGGGACAAACCTGAGCACATCCCTGACCCAGATGCTGTGAAACCTGAAGATTGGGATGAGGAGATGGATGGTGAATGGGAGCCTCCTGTTATCCAGAATCCAGAGTACAAG GGAGAATGGAAGCCTAGCCAGATTGATAACCCTAACTACAAAGGCAAATGGGTCCACCCAGAGATCGATAACCCAGAATACACAGAAGATTCTACCCTCTACCAGTATGACAGTTTTGGCGTTCTTGGTCTGGACTTGTGGCAG GTGAAATCTGGTACAATTTTTGACAACTTCCTTATAACAGACGATGAGAAGTTTGCAGAAGAGTATGGAAACGAGACATGGGGCGTAACAAAG GAGGCAGAAAAGAAAATGAAGGAACAGCAGGATGAGGAGGAACGCAAGAAGCAGGAGGAGGAAGACAAGAAGAGGAAGGAGGATGAGCCAcaagaggagggagaggaggaagAGGATGATGACGAAAAGGAGGAAGAAGAGAAGGAagaggaggatgatgatgatgaagaaGAATCCCCTTTGAAAGATGAGCTTTAA